AGCCGGATCAGGCCAGTCGATTAAAAGAGGCGGGCGTAGATCGATATAATCATAATATCAATACATCCGCAGCGCATCATGATCAAATTACGACATCCCATACATTTGACGACCGTGTAAACACAGTAGAATTAGCAAAACAGTCAGGGATTTCCCCGTGCTCAGGTGTCATTGTTGGCATGCGCGAAACGAAAGAAGATGTCATTGCGATGGCGCGAAGCTTACATGCGATGGATGCAGATTCGATTCCGGTCAACTTTTTACACGCTGTCGATGGCACACCGCTTGAAGGGACATCTGAATTAACACCACGTTATTGTTTAAAGGTTCTTTGTTTATTTAGGTTTATGAATCCGACAAAGGAGATTCGAATCTCCGGTGGACGAGAAGTGAATTTACGAAGTCTACAACCATTTGGATTATATGCAGCAAACTCCATTTTCGTTGGCGACTATTTAACAACAGAAGGCCAAGAAAGTAACAGGGACCGAGAAATGCTTGAAGATTTAGGGTTTGAAATCGACCTAGAACCATTAAAGAGAGAAGTTGTTACGCAATAAATCATGAATTGGACTTTCCGTTAAAATGGAGAGTCCTTTTTTATGTGGATGAGTTAACAGGTATCTTTTTCATCAAAGTTTCGTATAAATATATATGAAACCATTTGCTGGTCAGTCCGTATCATTAATATGAATTAAAATCTTCTAATATAGAAAGTAGTGTTTTATATGATTCAGTTAATGATATTCTCAGTCGTTGTCGGCATCATTGCAAGTGCGATAATTGTCCCAATGGCTATCAATAATCAAGAGACGGAGAAAGCGATTCCGTTTAATCGATTGGCGGCGTTACTAGCAACTGCAGTCTTCATCACCCTGATTATATTCGGGATTTACTATGCTACGAATTTAGACCGTAATTGGACATCTTTATGGGTTGTATTGCTCATTGTTACTTTTATTAGTGTCTTAGTCGCGGGTCAAAAAGAGCGTAAGCTAAAAATAGGTTTATTCCTTGCAGCGCTAGCGGTAGGCGTTTTTATACTAAGTGCGCCATTATTCAATGCCAATAAAAAGTACAGTATCGTAGAAATGGACCAGAAAATCGAAATTACAGCTTTTGACGAAACGAAAACACCGGCAAGTGTGCCACCGAAATTTGCGCGGAATAAAATGAAAAAAGCTTTCGGTCAAGTTCCTAATACAAGTTATTATGAACTTGGACATTTGCAAATTCAAAAAGTGAACGGCGAATTTGTCTATATTGCACCTGTTGAATTTTCAGGTTTCTTCAAGTGGTGGAACGGAAAAACTACACCAGGTTATTTTACAATGAGTGCAACCAATTCGGCAGATAATCCGAAGTTTATTAAATCAGAAATGACCTATACACCTTCTTCCTATTTCCACAAAGAAGTGGAACGACATATTCGTATGAAAATGCCGAATCTAATTTTCTACGGGGATGTGCAGCTTGAAATTGATGATGAAGGGAAACCTTTTTATATTCGTTCATATGGAGACTTTATTACTGCACGTGACGGTTTTGATGTGAAAGGAATTGTCATGGTTGATTCAAAAACAGGCGATGTAAAAAAATATTCACTTGCTGAGATCCCAGCTTTTATTGATGGGGCAGTTTCGCCTGAAGCGGTTAGTTTACAAAATAGCTATTTTGGAAAATATATTCACGGTTTCTGGAATTCAGTTTTCGGGAAAAAGGATGTAAAGATTCCGTCTGATGAAGGAACAGAGGCGAATGTGAGTCCGATATTCGATGAAAACGGCCATATGTATTACTTCACTGATTTCACAAGTCCAAAAGAAGGTGTCGATTCGATGCTTGGCTACGCCTTGACGGATGGTCGAACAGGTGAAGCAACGTATTACACTGGAAACTCAGAAGAATCGTATATGGATTCGCAAGGGACATTGCAAATTATTGAGAAGAAATTTATTGAAAAGAAATGGTCTGGTGAAATGCCAGTTCTCTACAATTTTTACGGAGAAGCTAGCTGGTTAACGCCGGTCTTGGATTCAAATGGTTTCTTACAAAACTACTTTATTGTCTCCGCAGCCAATCCTGAAGTTTCGGTATACGGCAATACGCCGAACGAAGCGTTAAAACTGTATAAAACGGCCCTTCAACGTGGTGGCAGCTCCGTTGACGGTAGTTCAAATGCAGAAGAAGGGCAAACAGCGATTACTGTTCAGCGTGTATTCAAAGAGCGCGTAGGCGAATTCACACTCGTATCGATTTTAGCGGACGACGGAAGAAGTTTCCTCGTTTCTTCTGAAGTTGCCCCGTATTCAATCTATATCCAGGAAGGCGATAAACTTTCCATCACCTACCTAGAAACGGGCGAACTCTTCCTACCTGTAAAGGAACTAATAAATATAAGCGTGGAAGCTAATTGAGTGTATAAAAATAGAATGGACTTTCTTAATTAAGTAGGAAAGTCCATTTTTCTATAGATAAATGATTAAATAATGATGACTTAAGCCGACACTATCATGGTCGAATAAATGAATGCGTATCGATTGCGAACAACATGATTCGTCTGTACAATTAAGTCAAAGATAGTCAAAGTCAATGACGACACCTAGCATGAAAGAGGTGAAGAAATGAGAAATATTTCTGACATCATTGAAGGATATTTGAAGGCGATTATAGAAGAAGAACAGGACGGCGTAATTGAAATCAAGAGAAATGAAGTCGCAGAAAAGTTTCAATGTGTCCCTTCACAAATTAA
This window of the Sporosarcina ureilytica genome carries:
- the bioB gene encoding biotin synthase BioB, whose amino-acid sequence is MTTFQALADQVLDGHILTDAEALSILESDDEDLLPLLHAAYKIRKHYYGNKVKLNMIINTKSGLCPENCGYCSQSIVSKAPIEKYSMMKREEIIAGAQRAADLNAGTYCIVASGRGPADRELDIVVDSVKEIKAKHEHMTVCACLGILKPDQASRLKEAGVDRYNHNINTSAAHHDQITTSHTFDDRVNTVELAKQSGISPCSGVIVGMRETKEDVIAMARSLHAMDADSIPVNFLHAVDGTPLEGTSELTPRYCLKVLCLFRFMNPTKEIRISGGREVNLRSLQPFGLYAANSIFVGDYLTTEGQESNRDREMLEDLGFEIDLEPLKREVVTQ
- a CDS encoding sulfite exporter TauE/SafE family protein, which codes for MIQLMIFSVVVGIIASAIIVPMAINNQETEKAIPFNRLAALLATAVFITLIIFGIYYATNLDRNWTSLWVVLLIVTFISVLVAGQKERKLKIGLFLAALAVGVFILSAPLFNANKKYSIVEMDQKIEITAFDETKTPASVPPKFARNKMKKAFGQVPNTSYYELGHLQIQKVNGEFVYIAPVEFSGFFKWWNGKTTPGYFTMSATNSADNPKFIKSEMTYTPSSYFHKEVERHIRMKMPNLIFYGDVQLEIDDEGKPFYIRSYGDFITARDGFDVKGIVMVDSKTGDVKKYSLAEIPAFIDGAVSPEAVSLQNSYFGKYIHGFWNSVFGKKDVKIPSDEGTEANVSPIFDENGHMYYFTDFTSPKEGVDSMLGYALTDGRTGEATYYTGNSEESYMDSQGTLQIIEKKFIEKKWSGEMPVLYNFYGEASWLTPVLDSNGFLQNYFIVSAANPEVSVYGNTPNEALKLYKTALQRGGSSVDGSSNAEEGQTAITVQRVFKERVGEFTLVSILADDGRSFLVSSEVAPYSIYIQEGDKLSITYLETGELFLPVKELINISVEAN